A genomic segment from Bubalus bubalis isolate 160015118507 breed Murrah chromosome 5, NDDB_SH_1, whole genome shotgun sequence encodes:
- the ZFTA gene encoding zinc finger translocation-associated protein isoform X3: MEPGGDHRSRSGGGGGSRGGPGPAAASARGRRLPPAGSSGSAEPEEDDGGQDLQLEGGALGSWGNAPLPSSRARGPASSGRKYSDHCEARASRPGKSRIPGRDHRRYYHDHWRLEYLMDFNPARHGMVCMVCGSSLATLKLSTIKRHIRQKHPYSLHWSPREKEVISNSWDAHLGLGACGEAEGLGAQGPEEEEDDEEEEEEEGAGLQASLPKGPDDDLVPQDLTSKSRDPAPAAGAQSSQDLSLPDVKEEAGWVPERVPGPAGEEEPEEGERVGVPGRSARGRDPRRYCPERWRLEYLLELDGGRRGLVCLACGGALASLKMSTIKRHIRRRHPGSARLGGPVGALIAQEWSEKAAHLLAMGLPCPESPGDPAAPSTAAASEEGGGAEKEQPEEEEWWGDVSLSPGEPSERQAEEEEDDEDGPDPGALAFPPPPPPPPPPPPRSREQRRNYQPRWRGEYLMDYDGSRRGLVCMVCGGALATLKVSTIKRHILQVHPFSMDFTPEERQTILEAYEEAALRCYGHEGFGPPAPAAPRDGGADLKAGAVCRA; encoded by the exons ATGGAGCCTGGCGGGGACCACCGGAGccggagcggcggcggcggcggcagcagggGCGGCCCCGGGCCAGCAGCGGCCTCGGCACGGGGCCGACGGCTGCCGCCCGCCGGATCGAGCGGCAGCGCGGAACCCGAGGAGGACGACGGCG GGCAAGATCTTCAGCTGGAAGGGGGTGCCTTAGGGTCCTGGGGGAATgcccccctgccctcctccagggccaggGGACCAGCATCTTCAGGCAGGAAATACTCAGACCACTGTGAGGCCCGGGCCTCGAGGCCTGGAAAAAGCCGCATTCCTGGCCGTGACCATCGTCGCTACTACCATGACCACTGGCGGCTGGAGTACCTGATGGACTTCAACCCTGCCCGGCACGGCATGGTGTGCATGGTGTGCGGCAGCTCCCTGGCCACTCTCAAGCTCAGCACCATCAAGCGACACATCCGTCAAAAGCACCCTTACTCCCTGCACTGGAGTCCCCGGGAGAAGGAAGTCATCAGCAACAGCTGGGATGCCCACTTGGGGCTGGGGGCCTGCGGAGAGGCCgaggggctgggggcccaggggcctgaggaggaggaggacgacgaggaggaggaggaggaggaaggggctggCCTCCAGGCTAGCCTGCCCAAGGGCCCAG ACGATGACCTCGTCCCCCAGGACCTGACCAGCAAGAGCCGGGACCCGGCCCCCGCTGCTGGAGCCCAGTCCTCTCAGGATCTCAGCCTCCCAGACGTAAAGGAAGAGGCTGGCTGGGTCCCTGAGAGGGTGCCCGGGCCGGCAGGGGAGGAGGAGCCGGAGGAGGGCGAGAGGGTGGGGGTCCCCGGCCGGTCTGCGCGGGGCCGCGACCCCCGCCGCTACTGCCCGGAGCGCTGGCGGCTGGAGTACCTCCTGGAGTTGGACGGCGGCCGGCGCGGCTTGGTGTGCCTGGCATGCGGGGGCGCGCTGGCCTCGCTCAAGATGAGCACCATCAAGCGGCACATCCGCCGGCGCCACCCGGGCTCGGCGCGCCTCGGCGGGCCAGTCGGGGCCCTCATCGCCCAGGAGTGGAGCGAGAAGGCCGCCCACCTGCTGGCCATGGGGCTGCCCTGCCCCGAATCGCCCGGGGACCCCGCCGCACCCAGCACAGCCGCAGCCTccgaggaggggggaggggcagagaaggAGCAGCCAGAGGAGGAGGAGTGGTGGG GCGACGTCTCGCTCTCCCCCGGGGAACCGTCGGAGCGGCAGGCGGAAGAAGAAGAGGACGACGAGGACGGCCCGGATCCCGGGGCGCTCGCCTtccctccgccgccgccgccgcccccacctcccccgccccgcAGCCGAGAGCAGCGGCGGAACTACCAGCCGCGCTGGCGGGGCGAGTACCTGATGGACTACGACGGCAGCCGGCGCGGTCTGGTGTGCATGGTGTGCGGGGGCGCGCTGGCCACGCTCAAGGTCAGCACCATCAAGCGGCACATTCTGCAGGTGCACCCCTTCTCCATGGACTTCACGCCCGAGGAGCGCCAGACCATCCTGGAGGCCTACGAGGAGGCGGCGCTGCGCTGCTACGGTCACGAGGGCTTCGGGCCGCCCGCCCCGGCGGCGCCGCGCGACGGCGGCGCGGACCTCAAGGCGGGCGCCGTGTGTCGGGCGTAG
- the ZFTA gene encoding zinc finger translocation-associated protein isoform X1 gives MEPGGDHRSRSGGGGGSRGGPGPAAASARGRRLPPAGSSGSAEPEEDDGGQDLQLEGGALGSWGNAPLPSSRARGPASSGRKYSDHCEARASRPGKSRIPGRDHRRYYHDHWRLEYLMDFNPARHGMVCMVCGSSLATLKLSTIKRHIRQKHPYSLHWSPREKEVISNSWDAHLGLGACGEAEGLGAQGPEEEEDDEEEEEEEGAGLQASLPKGPGKAPAGGGSRRQRRGGPGAPRARRGCLSASRRAGGSRGLGARRLERRLKESLQNWFRAECLMDYDPRGNRLVCMACGRALPSLQLDDIRAHVLEVHPSCLGLRGPQRRAPQRSALLQASGGQPEALSELTQSSPDDDLVPQDLTSKSRDPAPAAGAQSSQDLSLPDVKEEAGWVPERVPGPAGEEEPEEGERVGVPGRSARGRDPRRYCPERWRLEYLLELDGGRRGLVCLACGGALASLKMSTIKRHIRRRHPGSARLGGPVGALIAQEWSEKAAHLLAMGLPCPESPGDPAAPSTAAASEEGGGAEKEQPEEEEWWGDVSLSPGEPSERQAEEEEDDEDGPDPGALAFPPPPPPPPPPPPRSREQRRNYQPRWRGEYLMDYDGSRRGLVCMVCGGALATLKVSTIKRHILQVHPFSMDFTPEERQTILEAYEEAALRCYGHEGFGPPAPAAPRDGGADLKAGAVCRA, from the exons ATGGAGCCTGGCGGGGACCACCGGAGccggagcggcggcggcggcggcagcagggGCGGCCCCGGGCCAGCAGCGGCCTCGGCACGGGGCCGACGGCTGCCGCCCGCCGGATCGAGCGGCAGCGCGGAACCCGAGGAGGACGACGGCG GGCAAGATCTTCAGCTGGAAGGGGGTGCCTTAGGGTCCTGGGGGAATgcccccctgccctcctccagggccaggGGACCAGCATCTTCAGGCAGGAAATACTCAGACCACTGTGAGGCCCGGGCCTCGAGGCCTGGAAAAAGCCGCATTCCTGGCCGTGACCATCGTCGCTACTACCATGACCACTGGCGGCTGGAGTACCTGATGGACTTCAACCCTGCCCGGCACGGCATGGTGTGCATGGTGTGCGGCAGCTCCCTGGCCACTCTCAAGCTCAGCACCATCAAGCGACACATCCGTCAAAAGCACCCTTACTCCCTGCACTGGAGTCCCCGGGAGAAGGAAGTCATCAGCAACAGCTGGGATGCCCACTTGGGGCTGGGGGCCTGCGGAGAGGCCgaggggctgggggcccaggggcctgaggaggaggaggacgacgaggaggaggaggaggaggaaggggctggCCTCCAGGCTAGCCTGCCCAAGGGCCCAG GCAAAGCCCCAGCTGGTGGGGGCAGCCGGCGCCAGAGGCGAGGGGGCCCAGGGGCACCCCGGGCTCGGCGTGGGTGCCTCTCTGCCTCCCGGAGGGCTGGGGGCAGCAGGGGGCTGGGTGCCCGGCGGCTGGAGCGGAGGCTGAAGGAGTCCCTGCAGAACTGGTTCCGGGCAGAGTGTCTCATGGATTATGACCCGCGGGGGAACCGGCTGGTGTGCATGGCCTGTGGCCGGGCACTGCCCAGCTTGCAGCTGGACGACATCCGTGCCCACGTGCTGGAGGTGCACCCCAGCTGCCTGGGGCTCCGTGGCCCCCAGCGCAGGGCCCCCCAGCGTAGTGCCCTGCTGCAGGCTTCGGGTGGCCAGCCGGAGGCGCTGTCTGAGCTCACCCAGTCCTCACCAG ACGATGACCTCGTCCCCCAGGACCTGACCAGCAAGAGCCGGGACCCGGCCCCCGCTGCTGGAGCCCAGTCCTCTCAGGATCTCAGCCTCCCAGACGTAAAGGAAGAGGCTGGCTGGGTCCCTGAGAGGGTGCCCGGGCCGGCAGGGGAGGAGGAGCCGGAGGAGGGCGAGAGGGTGGGGGTCCCCGGCCGGTCTGCGCGGGGCCGCGACCCCCGCCGCTACTGCCCGGAGCGCTGGCGGCTGGAGTACCTCCTGGAGTTGGACGGCGGCCGGCGCGGCTTGGTGTGCCTGGCATGCGGGGGCGCGCTGGCCTCGCTCAAGATGAGCACCATCAAGCGGCACATCCGCCGGCGCCACCCGGGCTCGGCGCGCCTCGGCGGGCCAGTCGGGGCCCTCATCGCCCAGGAGTGGAGCGAGAAGGCCGCCCACCTGCTGGCCATGGGGCTGCCCTGCCCCGAATCGCCCGGGGACCCCGCCGCACCCAGCACAGCCGCAGCCTccgaggaggggggaggggcagagaaggAGCAGCCAGAGGAGGAGGAGTGGTGGG GCGACGTCTCGCTCTCCCCCGGGGAACCGTCGGAGCGGCAGGCGGAAGAAGAAGAGGACGACGAGGACGGCCCGGATCCCGGGGCGCTCGCCTtccctccgccgccgccgccgcccccacctcccccgccccgcAGCCGAGAGCAGCGGCGGAACTACCAGCCGCGCTGGCGGGGCGAGTACCTGATGGACTACGACGGCAGCCGGCGCGGTCTGGTGTGCATGGTGTGCGGGGGCGCGCTGGCCACGCTCAAGGTCAGCACCATCAAGCGGCACATTCTGCAGGTGCACCCCTTCTCCATGGACTTCACGCCCGAGGAGCGCCAGACCATCCTGGAGGCCTACGAGGAGGCGGCGCTGCGCTGCTACGGTCACGAGGGCTTCGGGCCGCCCGCCCCGGCGGCGCCGCGCGACGGCGGCGCGGACCTCAAGGCGGGCGCCGTGTGTCGGGCGTAG
- the ZFTA gene encoding zinc finger translocation-associated protein isoform X2: protein MDFNPARHGMVCMVCGSSLATLKLSTIKRHIRQKHPYSLHWSPREKEVISNSWDAHLGLGACGEAEGLGAQGPEEEEDDEEEEEEEGAGLQASLPKGPGKAPAGGGSRRQRRGGPGAPRARRGCLSASRRAGGSRGLGARRLERRLKESLQNWFRAECLMDYDPRGNRLVCMACGRALPSLQLDDIRAHVLEVHPSCLGLRGPQRRAPQRSALLQASGGQPEALSELTQSSPDDDLVPQDLTSKSRDPAPAAGAQSSQDLSLPDVKEEAGWVPERVPGPAGEEEPEEGERVGVPGRSARGRDPRRYCPERWRLEYLLELDGGRRGLVCLACGGALASLKMSTIKRHIRRRHPGSARLGGPVGALIAQEWSEKAAHLLAMGLPCPESPGDPAAPSTAAASEEGGGAEKEQPEEEEWWGDVSLSPGEPSERQAEEEEDDEDGPDPGALAFPPPPPPPPPPPPRSREQRRNYQPRWRGEYLMDYDGSRRGLVCMVCGGALATLKVSTIKRHILQVHPFSMDFTPEERQTILEAYEEAALRCYGHEGFGPPAPAAPRDGGADLKAGAVCRA from the exons ATGGACTTCAACCCTGCCCGGCACGGCATGGTGTGCATGGTGTGCGGCAGCTCCCTGGCCACTCTCAAGCTCAGCACCATCAAGCGACACATCCGTCAAAAGCACCCTTACTCCCTGCACTGGAGTCCCCGGGAGAAGGAAGTCATCAGCAACAGCTGGGATGCCCACTTGGGGCTGGGGGCCTGCGGAGAGGCCgaggggctgggggcccaggggcctgaggaggaggaggacgacgaggaggaggaggaggaggaaggggctggCCTCCAGGCTAGCCTGCCCAAGGGCCCAG GCAAAGCCCCAGCTGGTGGGGGCAGCCGGCGCCAGAGGCGAGGGGGCCCAGGGGCACCCCGGGCTCGGCGTGGGTGCCTCTCTGCCTCCCGGAGGGCTGGGGGCAGCAGGGGGCTGGGTGCCCGGCGGCTGGAGCGGAGGCTGAAGGAGTCCCTGCAGAACTGGTTCCGGGCAGAGTGTCTCATGGATTATGACCCGCGGGGGAACCGGCTGGTGTGCATGGCCTGTGGCCGGGCACTGCCCAGCTTGCAGCTGGACGACATCCGTGCCCACGTGCTGGAGGTGCACCCCAGCTGCCTGGGGCTCCGTGGCCCCCAGCGCAGGGCCCCCCAGCGTAGTGCCCTGCTGCAGGCTTCGGGTGGCCAGCCGGAGGCGCTGTCTGAGCTCACCCAGTCCTCACCAG ACGATGACCTCGTCCCCCAGGACCTGACCAGCAAGAGCCGGGACCCGGCCCCCGCTGCTGGAGCCCAGTCCTCTCAGGATCTCAGCCTCCCAGACGTAAAGGAAGAGGCTGGCTGGGTCCCTGAGAGGGTGCCCGGGCCGGCAGGGGAGGAGGAGCCGGAGGAGGGCGAGAGGGTGGGGGTCCCCGGCCGGTCTGCGCGGGGCCGCGACCCCCGCCGCTACTGCCCGGAGCGCTGGCGGCTGGAGTACCTCCTGGAGTTGGACGGCGGCCGGCGCGGCTTGGTGTGCCTGGCATGCGGGGGCGCGCTGGCCTCGCTCAAGATGAGCACCATCAAGCGGCACATCCGCCGGCGCCACCCGGGCTCGGCGCGCCTCGGCGGGCCAGTCGGGGCCCTCATCGCCCAGGAGTGGAGCGAGAAGGCCGCCCACCTGCTGGCCATGGGGCTGCCCTGCCCCGAATCGCCCGGGGACCCCGCCGCACCCAGCACAGCCGCAGCCTccgaggaggggggaggggcagagaaggAGCAGCCAGAGGAGGAGGAGTGGTGGG GCGACGTCTCGCTCTCCCCCGGGGAACCGTCGGAGCGGCAGGCGGAAGAAGAAGAGGACGACGAGGACGGCCCGGATCCCGGGGCGCTCGCCTtccctccgccgccgccgccgcccccacctcccccgccccgcAGCCGAGAGCAGCGGCGGAACTACCAGCCGCGCTGGCGGGGCGAGTACCTGATGGACTACGACGGCAGCCGGCGCGGTCTGGTGTGCATGGTGTGCGGGGGCGCGCTGGCCACGCTCAAGGTCAGCACCATCAAGCGGCACATTCTGCAGGTGCACCCCTTCTCCATGGACTTCACGCCCGAGGAGCGCCAGACCATCCTGGAGGCCTACGAGGAGGCGGCGCTGCGCTGCTACGGTCACGAGGGCTTCGGGCCGCCCGCCCCGGCGGCGCCGCGCGACGGCGGCGCGGACCTCAAGGCGGGCGCCGTGTGTCGGGCGTAG